From Methylocystis sp. ATCC 49242, one genomic window encodes:
- a CDS encoding DUF2948 family protein, with protein MLATPQKDAPSLRLHALDSEDLSLLSAHVQDALVRVGDIAYLPGKRRFALVGSRFDWAAELEGRLERCRSGLHFEGVQRVRCQNVARDRPDAILSLLAVTFEPGPEAPSGVIHLIFAGGACICLDVECVEAQLCDVGPRWKVAARPTHDLRHDLDENAAGGS; from the coding sequence ATGCTCGCAACCCCGCAAAAGGACGCTCCCTCGCTGCGACTGCACGCGCTCGACAGCGAGGATCTCTCGCTGCTCTCGGCCCATGTGCAGGACGCGCTGGTGCGCGTCGGCGACATCGCCTACCTCCCCGGGAAGCGCCGCTTCGCGCTCGTCGGCTCGCGCTTCGACTGGGCCGCGGAGCTGGAGGGGCGGCTGGAGCGTTGCCGTTCCGGCCTGCATTTCGAGGGCGTGCAGCGCGTTCGCTGCCAGAATGTCGCGCGCGACCGGCCGGACGCCATTCTCTCGCTCCTCGCCGTGACCTTCGAGCCCGGCCCCGAGGCGCCGTCCGGCGTCATTCACCTGATTTTCGCGGGCGGCGCGTGCATCTGCCTCGATGTCGAATGTGTCGAGGCGCAGCTTTGCGACGTCGGCCCGCGCTGGAAAGTCGCGGCGCGTCCGACCCATGATCTTCGTCACGACCTTGACGAAAACGCCGCTGGAGGGTCATGA
- the hisD gene encoding histidinol dehydrogenase — translation MTLRLDAAAPDFEQQFVSLLSMKRESSHDVDETVRNIIEDVVARGDEALIDYSKRFDRIDLAETGIAVSAAEVSAAEAKCSKEQLAALDLALERITAFHERQKPQDLRFRDAAGVELGWRWSPLDSVGLYVPGGTAAYPSSVLMNVVPAKVAGVSRIVMVVPTPGGHVEPLVLAAAKRSGINEIYRVGGAQAVAALAYGTKTIAPVAKIVGPGNAWVAAAKRRVFGQVGIDMIAGPSEVLILADKTGNPDWIAADLLAQAEHDESAQSILITDDPALADATEAAVERHLSTLSREEIARASWRDYGAVIVVKKLADSLPLADRIAAEHLEIISEDAEELAARVSNAGAIFIGAYTPEAVGDYVGGSNHVLPTARSARFSSGLSVLDFVKRTSILKCDAESLRAIGAAAVTLGEAEGLQAHARSVSIRLNQLGA, via the coding sequence ATGACCCTGCGTTTGGACGCCGCCGCCCCCGATTTCGAGCAGCAGTTCGTTTCGCTGCTCTCCATGAAGCGGGAGTCGTCCCACGACGTCGACGAGACCGTCCGCAACATCATCGAGGATGTCGTCGCCCGCGGCGACGAGGCGCTGATCGATTACTCGAAGCGTTTCGACCGTATCGACCTCGCCGAGACCGGAATCGCCGTCTCCGCCGCCGAGGTCTCGGCCGCCGAGGCCAAATGCTCCAAGGAACAGCTCGCGGCGCTCGATCTCGCGCTGGAGCGCATCACCGCCTTCCACGAGCGCCAGAAGCCGCAGGACCTGCGCTTCCGCGACGCCGCCGGCGTGGAGCTTGGCTGGCGCTGGTCGCCGCTCGATTCCGTCGGCCTCTATGTGCCGGGCGGCACGGCGGCCTATCCATCCTCCGTGCTGATGAATGTGGTTCCCGCGAAGGTCGCGGGCGTGTCGCGCATCGTGATGGTGGTGCCGACGCCGGGCGGTCATGTCGAGCCGCTGGTGCTCGCCGCCGCGAAGCGCTCGGGCATCAATGAAATCTACCGCGTCGGGGGCGCGCAGGCGGTGGCCGCGCTCGCCTATGGCACCAAGACGATCGCGCCGGTGGCCAAGATCGTCGGCCCCGGCAACGCCTGGGTCGCCGCGGCCAAGCGCCGAGTCTTCGGCCAGGTCGGCATCGACATGATCGCCGGCCCCTCCGAAGTGCTGATCCTCGCCGACAAGACCGGCAATCCCGACTGGATCGCCGCCGATCTTCTGGCGCAGGCGGAACATGACGAATCCGCGCAGTCGATCCTCATCACCGACGATCCGGCGCTCGCCGACGCGACCGAGGCGGCGGTGGAGCGTCATCTCTCCACGCTGTCGCGCGAGGAGATCGCCCGCGCGTCATGGCGCGACTATGGCGCGGTGATCGTCGTGAAGAAGCTCGCCGACTCGCTGCCGCTCGCCGACCGCATCGCGGCCGAGCATCTCGAAATCATCAGCGAGGACGCCGAGGAGCTGGCCGCGCGCGTCTCCAACGCCGGCGCCATCTTCATCGGCGCCTATACGCCGGAGGCGGTGGGCGATTATGTCGGCGGCAGCAATCACGTCCTGCCGACGGCGCGCTCGGCGCGCTTCTCCTCCGGCCTCAGCGTGCTCGATTTCGTGAAGCGCACCTCGATCCTGAAATGCGACGCGGAGTCGCTGCGCGCCATCGGCGCCGCCGCCGTCACGCTCGGCGAGGCCGAGGGCCTGCAGGCGCATGCGCGCTCGGTGTCGATCCGCCTCAACCAGCTCGGGGCCTGA
- a CDS encoding UPF0262 family protein, with the protein MRARCRSASTSSGPDGVDPSEQQRLISVTLDENSIGRGSADQEHERAIAVYDLIENNHFALVGHAGGPYALGISLMDAKLVFDIRDADGGAVVTHILSLTPFKRILKDYFLICESYYAAIRHATPSRIEAIDMGRRGLHNEGAQLLAERLKGKIETDQDTARRLFTLITALHWKG; encoded by the coding sequence ATGCGCGCTCGGTGTCGATCCGCCTCAACCAGCTCGGGGCCTGACGGCGTGGATCCGAGCGAGCAGCAGCGTCTCATCTCCGTCACTCTAGACGAGAACTCGATCGGCCGGGGTTCGGCCGATCAGGAGCATGAGCGCGCCATCGCCGTCTATGATCTGATCGAGAACAACCATTTCGCGCTGGTGGGCCACGCCGGCGGCCCCTATGCGCTCGGCATCTCCCTCATGGACGCCAAGCTCGTTTTCGACATCCGCGACGCCGATGGCGGCGCCGTCGTGACGCATATCCTGTCGCTCACGCCCTTCAAGCGCATTCTGAAGGACTATTTCCTGATCTGCGAAAGCTATTACGCGGCCATCCGCCACGCGACGCCGAGCCGGATCGAGGCGATCGACATGGGGCGGCGCGGCCTGCACAACGAGGGCGCGCAGCTTCTGGCGGAGAGGTTGAAGGGCAAGATCGAAACCGATCAGGACACCGCCCGCCGGCTGTTCACGCTCATCACGGCGCTGCACTGGAAGGGCTGA
- a CDS encoding low molecular weight phosphatase family protein, with product MARPQSVLFACTMNTVRSPMAEAIARHYFGREIYFASAGLKRGDPDPFAVAAMEEIGVDMTRHKPHTFEDLEDSNFDLIVTLSPEAHHKALEFTRTMAVDVVYWPTPDATATQGSREAILSAYRDVRDRLTTRIKDLLGQGPVAGA from the coding sequence ATGGCGCGCCCGCAATCCGTCCTCTTCGCCTGCACGATGAACACGGTCCGCTCTCCCATGGCGGAGGCGATCGCGCGTCATTATTTCGGCCGCGAAATCTATTTCGCATCGGCGGGTCTCAAGCGCGGCGATCCGGATCCTTTCGCGGTCGCGGCGATGGAGGAGATCGGCGTGGACATGACGCGCCACAAGCCGCACACCTTCGAGGATCTGGAAGATTCAAATTTCGACCTGATCGTGACGCTGTCGCCCGAGGCGCATCACAAGGCGCTCGAGTTCACGCGCACCATGGCGGTCGACGTCGTCTATTGGCCGACGCCCGACGCGACGGCGACCCAGGGCTCGCGCGAGGCGATCCTTTCCGCCTATCGCGACGTGCGCGACCGGCTGACGACCCGGATCAAGGATTTGCTGGGGCAGGGGCCGGTGGCGGGCGCGTGA
- a CDS encoding amidase, which translates to MKDDLGALSVVLNIASEGSGPLTGATFAVKENIDVAGQVSTNGHPQWAATHAAAHANAPVVDRLLAAGARLVGKTHMDEMAYSLLGANPHFGTPINPAAQNRHPGGSSSGSAVAVAAGLVSFALGTDTAGSCRAPAAFCGIFGFRSSHGAIPIDGVIPLAPSLDVIGWFARDLDRMVDVGDVLLPADSDDGEFREAVLLSDAFHGVETEFAASAAPAIDQLKSAPWREGRLDDEFFKTALAHFRNLQAHEAWTSHGGWIAAHHPTFGKGVEERLAIASKVTLEQKRAAEAFGAEARKKVDAMLGDDGFIVSPTTPFRAPLLADSDEQLDAKRYQMMRLFLIASYFGLPQIALPLPSSDAPVGLSFIGRRGSDRKLLAFARRFCAKMKAR; encoded by the coding sequence ATGAAAGACGATCTCGGCGCGCTGTCGGTCGTCCTCAATATTGCGTCGGAGGGTTCGGGCCCGCTCACGGGCGCTACCTTCGCCGTCAAAGAGAATATCGACGTCGCCGGCCAGGTTTCGACCAACGGCCATCCGCAATGGGCGGCGACGCACGCCGCCGCGCATGCGAACGCTCCGGTCGTGGACAGGCTGCTCGCGGCGGGCGCGCGACTCGTCGGCAAGACGCATATGGATGAGATGGCTTACAGCCTTCTCGGGGCGAATCCGCATTTCGGAACGCCGATCAATCCCGCCGCGCAAAACCGGCATCCCGGCGGCTCGTCTTCGGGCTCGGCGGTCGCTGTCGCGGCGGGTCTCGTTAGTTTCGCGCTCGGCACCGACACCGCCGGCTCCTGCCGCGCCCCTGCCGCTTTCTGCGGGATCTTCGGCTTCCGCTCGTCGCATGGCGCAATACCGATCGACGGCGTCATCCCGCTTGCGCCCTCGCTCGACGTCATCGGCTGGTTCGCGCGCGACCTCGACCGAATGGTCGACGTTGGCGACGTATTGCTCCCGGCGGACAGTGACGACGGCGAATTCAGGGAGGCGGTTCTGCTGAGCGACGCCTTCCACGGCGTCGAAACGGAATTCGCCGCATCCGCGGCGCCGGCGATCGATCAGTTGAAATCGGCGCCCTGGCGAGAGGGGCGTCTGGACGATGAATTCTTCAAGACGGCGCTTGCGCATTTCCGCAACCTGCAGGCGCATGAGGCTTGGACCTCCCATGGCGGCTGGATTGCCGCACACCATCCGACCTTCGGCAAGGGCGTCGAGGAGCGCTTAGCCATCGCCTCCAAAGTGACGCTGGAACAAAAGCGCGCGGCGGAAGCCTTCGGCGCCGAGGCGCGCAAGAAGGTCGACGCAATGCTCGGCGACGATGGTTTCATCGTTTCGCCGACGACGCCATTTCGCGCGCCGCTGCTCGCGGACAGCGACGAGCAGCTAGACGCCAAGCGCTATCAGATGATGCGGCTCTTTCTCATCGCGAGCTATTTCGGCCTGCCGCAGATCGCGCTGCCGCTGCCGAGCAGCGACGCGCCGGTCGGACTCTCCTTCATCGGCCGGCGAGGAAGCGACCGCAAGCTGCTCGCCTTCGCGCGCCGCTTCTGCGCGAAGATGAAAGCGCGGTGA
- a CDS encoding long-chain-acyl-CoA synthetase yields the protein MASRPPAKGAQSVNKDWLRALKLTATIEQDKRRTLAVAFDEVAEARCDAPALFSERENFTFRELARRSSRYAHWVRKQGLSKGDVVALMMEGRADYIAIWLGLTRIGVVVALVNVNLTGGALAHCLDIASPRLVIASSRYAGACQEALRDCASSARLVVADERLNHELAAQSDAPPNLDEGEQPTLSDHALYIYTSGTTGLPKAAIVSHRRVMNWALWFCGLLDVTPEDRMYDCLPLYHSVGGVVAVWATLLGGGSVVLRERFSASAFWSDVVTHNCTLFQYIGELCRYLAHAPACEAEKKHRLRLVVGNGLRPEVWRAFAERFAIPRIIEFYAATESNFSLYNVEGEPGAIGRIPGFLAAHNAVRIIRYDMDADAPLRGEDGFCQLCAPDEAGEAIARISKDFEGYLDPAASEKKILRNVFQDGDAWMRSGDLMRKDGRGFIYFVDRVGDTFRWKGENVATAEVAQVISACPGVLDVNIYGVEVPGRDGRAGMAAIVVDDSFDSAALRAHLDASLPPYARPLFIRLSRKLEITDTFKHRKRELSAQGFDPRAIEDPVFFAPPDSPIYVALDSSLYERILAGRQAL from the coding sequence ATGGCGTCGCGTCCGCCCGCCAAAGGCGCCCAATCCGTTAACAAGGACTGGCTGCGCGCGCTTAAACTCACCGCGACGATCGAACAGGACAAGCGCCGCACACTTGCAGTTGCATTCGATGAGGTTGCCGAGGCGCGCTGTGACGCCCCTGCCCTTTTTTCGGAACGGGAGAATTTCACCTTTCGGGAATTGGCGCGGAGATCTTCGCGTTACGCGCATTGGGTGCGCAAGCAGGGACTCTCGAAAGGCGACGTCGTCGCCCTGATGATGGAGGGTCGCGCTGATTATATCGCGATCTGGCTCGGGCTCACGCGCATCGGCGTCGTCGTGGCGCTCGTCAATGTGAATCTGACGGGCGGCGCGCTGGCGCATTGTCTCGACATCGCGTCACCGCGTCTCGTCATCGCTTCGTCGAGATATGCCGGCGCTTGCCAGGAGGCGTTACGCGATTGCGCCTCCTCCGCGCGACTTGTCGTGGCGGATGAAAGACTGAACCATGAACTGGCGGCGCAGTCGGACGCGCCTCCGAACCTCGATGAAGGCGAACAGCCGACGCTTTCGGATCACGCTCTTTATATTTACACCTCCGGCACGACGGGATTGCCAAAGGCCGCCATCGTCTCGCATCGCCGCGTCATGAACTGGGCGCTGTGGTTTTGCGGTCTGCTCGACGTAACGCCTGAAGACAGAATGTATGATTGCCTGCCGCTCTATCATTCCGTTGGCGGCGTGGTCGCGGTCTGGGCGACGCTTCTCGGCGGCGGGTCGGTCGTGTTGCGTGAGCGCTTTTCGGCAAGCGCGTTCTGGAGCGACGTCGTCACGCACAATTGCACATTATTCCAGTATATCGGCGAGCTCTGCCGCTATCTTGCTCACGCTCCCGCCTGCGAGGCGGAGAAAAAACATCGGCTGCGGCTCGTGGTCGGCAATGGTCTGCGGCCGGAGGTCTGGCGGGCATTCGCCGAACGTTTCGCCATTCCGCGCATCATCGAGTTTTATGCTGCGACGGAAAGCAATTTCTCGCTCTACAATGTCGAGGGCGAGCCCGGCGCCATCGGCCGTATCCCGGGTTTTCTCGCCGCGCACAACGCCGTGCGCATCATCCGATACGACATGGACGCCGACGCGCCGCTTCGTGGCGAAGACGGATTCTGTCAGCTTTGCGCGCCCGATGAAGCCGGCGAGGCGATCGCGCGGATCTCGAAGGATTTCGAGGGCTATCTCGACCCGGCCGCATCGGAGAAAAAGATATTGCGCAATGTGTTTCAAGACGGCGACGCCTGGATGCGCAGCGGCGATCTGATGCGCAAGGACGGGCGCGGTTTCATTTATTTCGTCGATCGCGTCGGCGACACATTTCGCTGGAAGGGCGAAAACGTCGCGACGGCGGAAGTGGCGCAGGTCATCTCCGCCTGCCCCGGCGTGCTCGACGTCAATATCTATGGCGTCGAGGTCCCCGGTCGCGACGGCCGCGCCGGCATGGCGGCGATCGTCGTCGACGATTCCTTCGACAGCGCAGCGCTACGGGCGCATCTCGACGCAAGTCTTCCGCCTTACGCGCGCCCGCTGTTCATCCGCCTGTCACGGAAGCTTGAAATTACCGACACATTCAAGCACCGCAAGCGTGAACTCTCGGCGCAGGGTTTCGACCCCCGAGCGATCGAGGACCCTGTCTTTTTCGCGCCGCCCGACAGCCCTATATATGTTGCCTTGGATTCGTCGCTTTACGAGCGAATTCTCGCGGGGCGTCAGGCTCTTTGA
- a CDS encoding O-acetylhomoserine aminocarboxypropyltransferase/cysteine synthase family protein — translation MRNETIAVHGGYDGDPTTRAVAVPIYQTVAYEFDSADHAAALFDLEEEGFRYSRIANPTTAVLERRVAELEGGVGALATATGQAALYYAFANVADSGGNIVSAPTLYGTTHTLLQHVMARQGVSVRFAASDSPDDMARAIDADTKALFCESVGNPAGNICDMSALADVAHAHGAPLIVDNTVATPILMRPIEHGADIIVHSMTKFMGGHGATLGGIIVDSGRFPWSKYPQRFSTFCEPDKSYHGLVYVDRFGQGAYIARARSVYQRTTGAVLSPLNAFLLLQGLETVALRVERHVDNARKVAEFLRDDPRVAWANYAGFPDSAYFELAQKYLRGRVPSLLTFGVKGGLESGKRFYDQLRLIKRLVNIGDAKSLACHPASTTHRQMSRQEQASAGVTPEMLRLSIGIEHIDDIIEDIDRALAAAANCGASSHELMENAV, via the coding sequence ATGCGAAATGAAACGATCGCCGTTCACGGCGGCTACGACGGCGACCCGACCACCCGGGCCGTCGCGGTGCCGATCTATCAGACTGTCGCCTATGAATTCGACAGCGCAGATCACGCAGCGGCGCTTTTTGATCTCGAGGAGGAAGGCTTTCGCTACAGCCGCATCGCGAACCCGACGACCGCGGTTCTGGAGCGGCGGGTCGCAGAACTCGAAGGCGGCGTCGGCGCGCTCGCGACCGCGACGGGGCAGGCCGCTTTATATTACGCATTCGCCAACGTGGCCGACAGCGGCGGAAACATCGTCTCCGCCCCAACGCTTTATGGGACGACGCATACGCTCCTGCAGCACGTGATGGCGCGCCAGGGCGTGAGCGTGCGCTTCGCCGCAAGCGACTCGCCCGACGATATGGCGCGCGCTATCGACGCAGACACCAAGGCGCTATTTTGTGAAAGCGTCGGCAACCCTGCCGGCAATATATGCGACATGTCCGCGTTGGCCGATGTCGCACATGCGCATGGCGCGCCGCTTATCGTCGACAACACGGTGGCGACGCCGATCCTCATGCGTCCGATCGAACATGGCGCCGACATCATCGTTCATTCCATGACCAAATTCATGGGCGGACATGGCGCGACGCTCGGGGGGATCATCGTCGACAGCGGGCGCTTTCCTTGGAGCAAATATCCGCAACGTTTCTCGACCTTTTGTGAGCCGGACAAGTCATATCATGGCCTCGTCTATGTCGACCGCTTCGGACAAGGAGCCTATATCGCCCGCGCGCGCAGCGTCTATCAGCGCACGACCGGCGCGGTCCTCTCGCCGCTCAATGCATTCCTCTTGTTACAGGGGCTGGAAACCGTGGCGCTGCGCGTCGAGCGACATGTCGACAACGCGCGCAAGGTCGCGGAATTTCTCCGGGACGATCCGCGAGTCGCATGGGCGAATTACGCAGGCTTTCCAGATAGCGCCTATTTCGAACTCGCTCAAAAATATCTGAGGGGTCGCGTTCCTTCTCTTCTCACATTTGGTGTGAAGGGCGGACTGGAATCCGGGAAGCGTTTTTACGACCAGCTTCGACTCATAAAGCGTCTCGTCAATATCGGCGATGCAAAATCGCTCGCTTGCCATCCGGCGTCGACGACGCATCGACAAATGTCGCGTCAGGAACAGGCAAGCGCTGGCGTGACGCCGGAGATGTTGCGCCTCAGCATCGGCATCGAGCATATCGACGACATCATCGAGGACATCGACCGGGCGCTTGCGGCGGCGGCGAATTGCGGCGCCTCTTCGCACGAACTTATGGAGAACGCGGTATGA
- a CDS encoding homoserine O-succinyltransferase, translated as MTSTCPESDDVIEVALVNNMPDQALPATQRQFSSLVQLGARGRRVQWRCYALPGVERSETARRYLERSHEDIGALYRRGAHALIVTGAEPRAARLDEEPYWPDLQCLVDWARENTLSTIWSCLAAHAAVLHLDGIERRRASKKISGVYTFKTTAQDWIHDPGAPEITVAHSRYNDVVREELEDRGYHIASHSEEVGVDVFWRREPSLFLFLQGHPEYDADTLLKEYRRDVLRFLSGRRDDYPCEPENFFAPETSEKLSALRAAVMNGLEDDAEKRLTQILSMEKCRAAWSDDATRLYRRWLKAVARQMETRREIA; from the coding sequence ATGACGTCGACTTGCCCCGAAAGCGACGACGTCATCGAAGTCGCTCTCGTCAACAACATGCCCGATCAGGCGCTGCCGGCGACGCAGAGGCAGTTTTCGAGTCTCGTACAATTGGGAGCCCGGGGTCGTCGCGTCCAATGGCGTTGCTATGCGTTGCCGGGAGTCGAAAGAAGTGAGACGGCAAGGCGATATCTCGAGCGCAGCCATGAAGACATCGGGGCGCTTTATCGGCGGGGCGCCCATGCATTGATCGTAACGGGCGCCGAGCCGCGAGCCGCGCGTCTTGACGAGGAGCCCTATTGGCCAGATTTGCAGTGTCTGGTCGACTGGGCGCGCGAGAATACCTTATCAACGATCTGGTCATGCCTCGCCGCTCATGCGGCAGTGTTGCATCTCGACGGAATAGAGCGCCGTCGCGCAAGCAAGAAGATCAGTGGGGTCTATACATTCAAAACAACCGCGCAGGATTGGATACATGATCCAGGCGCACCGGAAATCACGGTCGCTCACTCACGTTACAATGACGTCGTGCGTGAGGAGCTGGAGGATCGCGGATATCATATCGCGTCGCATTCAGAGGAGGTCGGCGTTGACGTCTTCTGGCGGCGCGAGCCGAGCTTGTTTTTGTTTCTTCAGGGACATCCGGAATATGACGCCGATACGCTGCTGAAGGAATATCGTCGCGATGTCCTGCGGTTCCTTTCCGGTCGGCGAGACGATTATCCTTGTGAGCCGGAAAATTTCTTCGCGCCAGAAACCTCCGAGAAACTCTCCGCATTGCGCGCGGCGGTTATGAACGGCCTCGAAGATGACGCGGAGAAGAGGCTTACGCAAATACTGTCGATGGAAAAATGTCGCGCGGCATGGTCGGATGATGCGACGCGACTCTACCGCAGATGGCTGAAAGCTGTTGCGCGGCAGATGGAAACAAGGCGCGAGATCGCATGA
- a CDS encoding phosphopantetheine-binding protein — MLDVPSQTKTDRISAIVGGFIKDFGVIRRDQDLQSLGLTSMDMVNLMLSIEAEFDLTIPGSKLVPANFRTIESIELLVHDLGG; from the coding sequence ATGCTGGACGTCCCAAGCCAGACAAAAACCGATCGCATCAGTGCGATCGTGGGCGGATTCATTAAGGATTTTGGGGTCATCCGACGCGATCAGGATCTGCAGTCTCTCGGTCTGACGTCGATGGACATGGTCAATCTCATGCTGTCGATAGAGGCCGAATTCGATCTGACGATACCAGGCTCAAAACTCGTGCCAGCCAATTTCAGGACGATCGAAAGCATAGAATTGCTTGTGCATGATCTAGGCGGCTGA
- a CDS encoding acyl-CoA dehydrogenase family protein, with product MAEKFADIVDREARFPKEAFDELRALRLLGILLPQACGGEERSVSDAAQVCYALGRVCSSTAMIYAMHSANVACVVNHADRHERFEYYLRRIGAEQMLLASSTTEGQNGANVRSSASAIIRDGTRVSLNRDASVVSYGLAADAIVTTARRSQESLPTDQVLALFFKDDYSLSRTVHWDVMGMRGTCSEGFQLEAAGESEQVLSEPYERIHRRTMMPVTHLLWAACWSGIAAGAVARAQGFVRKVARAAKGNLPPGAPLATQASLSLMNLIGVVESAIADYSARAKDDAALDDMAFQTSLNLLKVSASELSISTVMHAFNVCGIAGFRNDSEFSIARPLRDILSSSVMINNHRILANVGASCLVGGVPETISRAR from the coding sequence GTGGCGGAAAAATTTGCTGACATCGTCGACCGCGAAGCGCGCTTCCCGAAGGAAGCTTTCGATGAATTGCGCGCCCTGCGCCTGCTTGGAATTCTCCTGCCGCAAGCATGCGGAGGCGAAGAGCGCAGCGTCTCCGACGCAGCGCAGGTTTGTTATGCATTGGGCCGCGTCTGCTCATCGACGGCGATGATTTACGCCATGCATTCTGCAAACGTCGCTTGTGTGGTCAACCATGCCGATAGACATGAGCGCTTCGAATACTATCTGCGTCGCATCGGCGCTGAGCAAATGTTACTCGCTTCGTCGACCACGGAAGGGCAGAATGGCGCAAATGTGCGCTCCAGCGCTTCCGCGATCATTCGTGACGGCACCCGTGTTTCGTTGAATCGCGACGCCTCTGTCGTGTCATATGGTCTGGCCGCAGACGCGATCGTAACGACTGCGCGACGTTCCCAGGAATCGCTGCCGACCGATCAGGTTCTGGCTCTGTTTTTCAAGGACGATTATTCCCTGTCGCGGACGGTTCACTGGGATGTGATGGGGATGCGGGGCACATGCAGCGAGGGTTTTCAACTGGAGGCGGCCGGGGAAAGCGAGCAAGTTCTGAGCGAACCGTATGAGAGGATTCACCGTCGCACGATGATGCCGGTTACGCATCTTCTCTGGGCCGCATGTTGGTCTGGAATCGCGGCTGGAGCAGTTGCGCGCGCGCAGGGGTTCGTCCGAAAAGTCGCGCGCGCCGCCAAGGGAAATCTGCCGCCAGGCGCGCCGCTCGCAACGCAGGCGTCTTTATCATTGATGAATCTCATCGGCGTGGTTGAATCGGCGATCGCAGATTATTCGGCGCGAGCGAAAGATGACGCCGCGCTCGATGACATGGCGTTTCAAACATCTTTGAATCTTCTCAAGGTGAGTGCGTCGGAGTTGTCGATCTCGACCGTGATGCATGCGTTCAACGTCTGCGGGATCGCGGGGTTTCGTAATGACAGCGAATTCAGCATTGCGCGACCACTTCGGGACATTCTGTCTTCCTCGGTCATGATCAATAATCATCGGATTCTAGCGAATGTCGGCGCATCCTGCCTGGTCGGCGGAGTGCCGGAGACAATCTCGCGCGCAAGGTGA
- a CDS encoding amino acid--[acyl-carrier-protein] ligase gives MDIDTHTTRSPVDDEALLDRLFRPMGVDGVYARTHLYENVVDALQRLISRHRPDDAEVFRFPPVMSLRQVEKAGYLNSFPQLLGCVCCLHGTEADISAAVNKAKHGADWTCETTTADLVLSPAACYPVYPIAAQNGPVSARGLIFDVSADCFRHEPSRDVDRLQSFRMREFVRIGAPAQIATFREQWMRKAEAIARDLRLPYAFDRASDPFFGRVGQLMAANQIEQALKFELLIPVRAGGAPTACMSFNYHREHFGKTWGILDDSGVHAHSGCVAFGIDRLALALFATHGLHLEEWPRRVVDILQLG, from the coding sequence ATGGATATCGACACGCACACGACCCGTTCGCCAGTAGATGACGAAGCATTACTCGATCGTTTGTTTCGTCCGATGGGAGTTGACGGCGTCTACGCCCGGACTCATCTGTATGAAAATGTAGTGGACGCATTGCAGAGGCTGATCTCACGCCATCGCCCGGATGACGCAGAAGTGTTCCGCTTTCCTCCGGTCATGAGTTTGCGTCAGGTTGAGAAGGCAGGCTATCTGAATAGCTTCCCGCAGCTTCTTGGCTGTGTTTGCTGCTTGCACGGAACGGAGGCGGATATTTCCGCTGCTGTCAATAAGGCCAAGCATGGCGCCGACTGGACATGCGAGACGACGACCGCGGATCTAGTGTTGAGCCCAGCCGCTTGTTATCCCGTCTATCCAATCGCGGCGCAGAACGGTCCGGTTTCGGCTCGCGGACTAATATTCGATGTTTCGGCGGATTGTTTCCGTCATGAGCCTTCGCGCGACGTCGATCGGTTACAGTCGTTCCGCATGCGCGAGTTCGTGCGGATCGGAGCGCCAGCCCAGATTGCCACATTTCGGGAACAATGGATGAGGAAGGCGGAGGCCATCGCAAGGGATTTGCGACTGCCCTATGCCTTCGATCGGGCCAGCGATCCTTTCTTTGGTCGCGTTGGTCAATTGATGGCGGCGAACCAGATTGAGCAGGCGCTGAAATTTGAACTGCTCATACCTGTGCGCGCCGGCGGCGCACCGACCGCCTGCATGAGCTTCAACTATCATCGAGAGCACTTTGGTAAGACATGGGGCATCCTCGACGATAGTGGCGTGCATGCGCACTCCGGCTGTGTCGCTTTCGGCATAGATCGGCTGGCGTTGGCGCTGTTTGCGACTCACGGTCTTCATCTGGAAGAGTGGCCGCGGCGAGTCGTCGATATCCTGCAGCTCGGTTGA